The nucleotide sequence CGTGTCCAAGAAAAAAGTAAACCTGCGCGAGAAGCTCACCGACATGCTGGCTACTCATCCGGCCCTAAAAGACCGGTTTGCCAACGCTGAGCGCCTAGGTCCCGTGCGGGGCTTTGGGTTGCCACTTGGCTCGAAGCGCCGTAAACTTTCGGGTCCTAATTACCTGCTACTCGGCGACGCCGCCTCCCTCATCGACCCATTCAGCGGCGAAGGTATCAGCCACGCCATGGTATCAGGCCGGCACGCAGCCGACTGGGCCAGCCGGGCCTTGGCCGCGCAAGAATACACCTCGCAGTTTCTGGCTGGCTATGATAAAGCCGTCTACAACCGGTTGGGGCAGGAACTGCGCCTGAGCCGTGTTATGCAACGGTTGCTGGATTACCCGTGGCTGTTCAATTTCATTGCCAACCGGGCCGCCAACAACCCCACCATCGCCGAAACTCTCTCAATGATGTTTCTGGACCTAGACATGCGCGAGCGGCTGCGCAAACCGAGCTTCTATTTGAAGCTGCTGGTTGGGAAGTAAACCTATTTCTCTACGTAGCGCCGTAGGCTTTGCTCGGCTTTCGGATTGAGTTGGGTAGCTTTTTCCAAGTCAGCCCGAGCCTCGGTGGGTTTGTTGATAGAGGCGTAGCTGATGCCCCGGTACTCATAGGCATCCGCGTATTCCGGGTCGAGGCGAATGGCTTCGGTGAAATCGGGGATAGCAGCTTTGAAGTTGAGCGTTTGGATGCGGGTGGCTCCGCGCGCAAAGTAGGCTTCCTTGTGCGCAGGGTTGTACTGAATAGCCTTCGTTAAGTCTGTAACAGCGGCCGGATATTGCTTCAGCTTCAGGCGGGTAAGGCCGCGCTGATAGTAGGCTTCGGCGCTAGAAGGAGCCAAGCGGAGGGCAGTGTTGCAGTCGGAAATGGCCGCATCATATTCTCGGAGTCGGCTTTTGGCTTTGGCCCGAACCAACAACGCCTGCACATCGCCGGGGGCACTAGCCAGCAGGGCGTTGGCGGCCTCTATCATGGCCCGATAATCGGTGCTGGACCGGGCTGGCCCAACAGCCACGTTAGCTGTTGAAGCGACTGTAGCACTTAAGGCCGCAGAGTCTAGCAGCAAGGGCTCGGCCCGCTCCAAGCGAACTGCCCGCTGCGACGAATCCTTGGCCTTTTCTTTCTCAATGCAGGCACAACGGGTGAATAGAAAAAAGCTGCCAGCAACAGGAAGCAAAACAAGCAGGCGGCGCATACAAAAACAGAGCAGGGCGGGAACGTTGGGAAGAAGCACAGAAAATACGTAGGCACCAACAAGCAACCTCCATTTTTTAGGAAACCAAGTGGTTAGCGTGCGTGCCGACAGTGAAACTATAGTTACCGGAAAAAGATGCGTCAAACCTAGTCAACGCACATAATCATTTGATGAAGAAAAAAAGGCGGCTATTTCCAAAGCACCTACTCTAATGCCTTCACACTCAGGGCCGCTTCCTTGAAGGAAAGGAAGGCGCGGCAAATTGAAAACTGCGGCTTGCTTCTGGTTGTTGGGTAGACGCGCCGCCTGCCTATCTTTGCTCACCCCGTTGGCATAGCTACGGCTTGGCGCGGGCTTTCCATTTCCACCTTCAACCTGAAAACACTATGGCATTGCAATACGACCTGGTCGTGGTCGGCTCTGGGCCGGGCGGCTACGTAGCCGCCATCCGCGCCTCCCAACTTGGTCTGAAAGTCGGCGTCATCGAGCGGGAGTCGCTCGGCGGCATCTGCCTCAACTGGGGCTGCATTCCCACCAAAGCTCTGCTCAAAAGTGCTCAGGTGTTTGAATACCTCAACCACGCCAGCGACTACGGCCTAAAAGCCGAAGGCGTGAGCTTTGATTTCAACGCCGTTATCAGCCGCAGCCGTGGCGTGGCCGATGGCATGAGCAAGGGCATCAACTTCCTATTTAAAAAGAACAAAATCGACGCCATCATGGGCACCGGCAAATTGCTGGCACCCGGCAAAGTCGAGCTAACCAAAGCCGACGGCACCAAGGACACGGTGGAAGCCAAATCCATCATCCTGGCCACCGGAGCCCGCTCGCGCGAGTTGCCTACCATGCCGGTCGACGACAAGAAAATCATTGGCTACCGCAAAGCCATGAGTCTGGAGAAGCAACCGAAACGCCTCGTAGTGGTAGGTTCGGGGGCAATCGGCGTCGAGTTTGCGTACTTCTACCGCGCCATGGGCTCGGAGGTGACGGTGGTGGAGTATCTGCCCCGCATTGTGCCCGTGGAGGACGAGGAAATCTCGCGCCAGATGGAAAAGTCGTTCAAGAAAATGGGTATCAACGTCCTCACCAACGCCGAGGTAACCAAAGTGGATACCGCCGGCGAAGGCTGTAACGTCACCATCAAAACCGAGAAAGGCAACCAGCAAATTGCCTGTGACGTGGTCCTGAGCGCCGTCGGCGTGACCACCAACCTAGAGAATATAGGTCTCGAAGAGCTCGGTATCAAAGTAGAGCGTGGCCGCGTCATCGTTGACGACTATTACCAGACTAGCGTGCCTGGCATCTATGCCATTGGCGACATTATTCCTGGCCCGGCACTAGCTCACGTTGCCTCGGCTGAGGGCATCATTTGCGTTGAGAAAATTGCGGGTCACCACCCCGAGCCACTCAACTACCAGAACATCCCCGGCTGCACCTACGCCAGCCCCGAAATTGCCTCTGTTGGTCTCACTGAAGCCGAAGCCAAAAAGCAAGGCTACGATATTCTGGTAGGCAAATTCCCCTTCTCGGCGTCCGGCAAAGCATCCGCTGGTGGCGTGAAAGACGGCTTCGTGAAAGTTATCTTCGATAAGAAGTACGGCGAGTGGCTAGGGGCCCACATGATTGGCGCCAACGTGACGGAAATGATTGCCGAAGTGGTAGTAGCCCGCAAACTAGAAACCACGGGCCACGAAATCATCAAGTCGGTACACCCACACCCCACCATGAGCGAAGCCGTTATGGAAGCTGCCGCGGCGGCTTACGGCGAAGTGATTCACTTGTAAGCTAGCAGCACACAAGCCGTTAGCTTAGAAACTAAAAGCCCCGGGACCATGTGGTTCCGGGGCTTTTGGTGTTGTATGAAGGGCCTTACTGCGGAACTGCTAGCACTGCTTCTGCAAAACCTAGTTTGGTGTAAATAGGATTGATGCGGTCGGTAAGCGCTGCTTGATCAATTGTAAAGCGAGGCCGTTGTGGCGCGCTGAAGTCCCAGGTGCCAACATAGTTCACCAACCCCGCTTGCACCACAAACACGTACCGGGTGTCCGTTATGGCTCCTGCCTGCCCTTTGCGCAAAGGTTCCATGCCATAGCTGTAAGAATAGGTATGCAACGCGTAGCGGCCAGGCGGCAATGCCACACAAAATTCGTTTTCCTTGCGGCTGCTCATCGTGGGCTTCACTACCACCCGCACCACTTTCCGCGTGTCGAGGTTTACCAATTGCACATCCTGCAGGAGGCCCCCACTACTGAACCCCAGCCGTTGCACACAGTTGCCATAAATCAATCCTTTGTCGGGAGGTAAGGGTCCCCGGCTGGCTGTCCAGCCGCTACTGGGTAGCAGGAATTTCGGAATGCGGATTTGGTCGAGCGAGTCTGTTTGGAAGGCATACAGCCCATTGTTGATCCTGAAGGTAAGGGGTACCGTGTATTCGACGTTGACGGGCTTACGATTTTGAGTGCCTGGCTGCCATCGAACCTGCTTTAGACGCTGTGCAACGCGCAAGGCTTCTTCGTCGAGATCTGCTCGCACCCCCTTTTTTATTTTAATATCAGTGGTATGACCTTCTGCATTTACAACAAAGGAGATGAACACTTTGCCTTGCACTTGGTCGTGCAGTGCTGACTTGGGGTATTGCATACTATCGGAGAGAAAGTCCAGCAGCGCAGAAGGGCCACCCGGAAACACGGGTAGGATTTCCTCATATTCCCGGCTCCTGCTGGAATCGGGTGGGTTAAGCTGCTGTGCTTGGCTAATTAAGCTAGACAATAGAGTAAGTAGAAGTAGGAAGATTCGAAGCATAGCAACATGCAAGATACGGCTCCCTGTCTGATACTATGTATTGTTTCTGTGCTTCACAGCCGATTTTTGAGGCTTTTTTTTAAGTCGCATAAAATAGCTCCATAGTTGATAATTAGGTAAAATATATGGTAGATCAAGGACTTGAATATTAACTAGACTTCACTGCCAACAGTAGAGTCAGTATATTGTCTCGACACCTCCCAGCGCCAATCCAACTAACACGCAGATCTACAGTGGCCCCTATTGTTCGATTGAACAAGGAAGTTGTTCTCTCGTATCCCTGTTGTCTGGTTTCTCCACTTTCAAGCCCTATGAAGCTTTCCTATCGTTTGTTGATTACCCTATTGCTAATAGGAATTGTTATAGTGCTGCTAGCTGCGTTGTTTAAGAGCCAAGGCTACGCCGGTAGCGACGTGCTGATACTATTAGGCTTAGTGGTGCAGTTTGTAGCGGGCGTTTTGGTAGTGTGGAAGTTTGCCAATCGCCTCGACAACAAGGATAGCTGAGAAACCAAGTAAGCTAGCTTTCGGAGGGCTGCTTTCGCCTTGCTGGCGTTTCCGATATTGATGGCTAAGATAGCTTTGTTCCCGTTTGCGTGGATGCGTATTAGTAACACGAATAGCTTCAGGCGCATGCCTACTCTACAAACGGAAGCCGGCCGCCTCGAGTGCATCGAAGCGGCCGGCTACTTTGGTTCGAATAGTGGCGAAACAACCGCATCTAGCAAGCTGTCCGGTATTCGAAAATGCTACAGGCGGGGTGGGGTTTGCGCCTGCTCAAACGGAGCGTGGGAATTGGCTATCAGATAATGGGGGGGATTCATTAGCTGGTAGCGGGAGCAATATTACAAAGAATATTTTAACTAGTAAGTGTTAGCTTACTTTTTTTAGTAAGTACGCACTTACCTTTTTAATAACCTCGCCGCAATCGATTGCTATTCAAATTTTTAGGGGAATCATAATTTTAATTATGTTCAAAAATATTTTTAGCGGCTTGGTCATCTTGCCTTTGCCCTCATGGCTGCAAGCCCTATTTACTGGCGCTGTAGCACCCTGCTTGTCTTGCGGACCATTACCACTTTGTTGTTTATTTCGGCTAGACCTAAGTTGTGCACGCTACCTAAATGCGTAGTCTGAAACTCGCGGTGCGGGACGTAGCGGCCCTGGTCCACGGCTTGGCCTACTTGCACATATGCCTCCCGGAACGGCACGCCGGCTTGGATAAGCTGGTTGATGTTCTCTACCGAGAAAATCCCGTCATACTTCGCTTGGTTCAGCAAATCGGGCTTGATTTTCAGCTGGGGCAAGGCGAACAGCAGGATGCCGAGAATGTCGAGGAACTGCATCATGGGCTCGAACAGAATTTCCTTCAGAATCTGAAAGTCGCGATGGTAGCCACTGGGCAGATTGTTAGTGGCCAGCATAATGGTGGTCGGCAGGCCTTGCAGAGCGTTGCAGCGCGCCCTTACCAGCTCGAATACATCGGGGTTTTTCTTGTGCGGCATGATGCTGGAACCCGTGGTGAAGGCCGCTGGCAACTCCACAAACGCCAGGTCCTGGCTGTTATAAAGCACCAGGTCGTAGGCTAGCTTCGAGAGGGTAGCCGCCACGCCTGCCAGCGCAAACGCTACGGTTTTCTCGGTTTTGCCGCGCAGCATCTGGGCACCTACTGAACTAACAGCAAGGTTACCGAAACCCATCTGTTGGGTGGTCAGTTGCCGGTCGATGGGGAAGCTGCTGCCGAAGCCGGCGCCCGAGCCCAGCGGGTTTTGGTCGGCTACTGTGTGCGCTGCGTCCAGGAGGGCTAGGTCCAGGAGTAGGTGCTCAGCGTAGGCCGAAAACCACAACCCGAAGCTGCTGGGCATAGCCGCCTGGAAGTGCGTATAGCCAGGCATCAGGTCGGCTTGATGGGTTTCGGCTTTTTGCAGCAGCACTTCCACCAGGGCCATAATTTGCGCGGCGGCCTGCTCAGTGTAGTCTTTCAAAAACAGTTGGATGGCAGTCAGCACCTGGTCGTTGCGGGAGCGGGCCGTGTGGATTTTCTTGCCCGCGTCGCCGAACTTCTCGGTCAGATAGAACTCGATTTTCGAGTGCACGTCTTCGAAGCCTTCATCAATAGTGAAGGTACCCGCTTCAATTTGTGCAGCTAGTTCCTTGAGGCCTTGTTGGAGCTGCTGGTTTTCTTCCTCGGAAATCAGGCCTACCGACGCTAACATGGTGGCTTGCGCTTGGGAGGCCTGCACATCGAAGCGCGCTAAGTATCCGTCCAACTCCCGGTCACGGCCCACCGTGAACTGCTCTATTTTCTTATCGACGGCAATGCCTTTCTCCCAGATCTTCATGCGTGGTTGTTCAGTAAAGCTAAAATTTAGTTCCTGTCCTTGGAAAGGAGGGGCTAGGGGGGGAGATGAATGCAGAACAATAGCTAGGGCTAGTTTATGGATGTAGTCGACTGTTCAATGATTGTCAACCACTCCTAGTCCCTCCTCATCTGAGGAGGGGAACTAGACTTTAGTATTCTGTAGCTGTAGCTCGTCCAGCAAAGCTACATACCCCCGGATTCCCTCTCGGATTTCGCTGAGCAGAATGTATTCATCGGGCGTATGGGAGCGAGCTGAGTCGCCGGGGCCGATTTTGACGGTGTCGAAGGGCATCATGCTTTGGTCGGATAGGGTGGCCGAGCCGAACGTGTGGCGGCCCAGCGCTAGTCCGCGCTGTACCACTGGATGAGTGAGGGCAATGCGCGACGAGTTGAGGTGCGTGGAACGCGGCGTCACGTCGGCGGCTACGTGCTGCCGCACGAGTTGCACCACTTCCTCGTTAGAATACAGCTCGTTGGTACGCACATCTACTACAAACGTGCACCGGTCGGGTACCACGTTGTGCTGCGAGCCGGCCTGAATCTGCGTGACGGTGGTTTTTACAGGGCCTAGTAGTTCCGATACTTGCGGAAACTGATAGTGCTGAAACCACTGAATATCGGGCAGGGCTTTGTATAAAGCATTTTCGCCTTCGTCGCGGGCGGCGTGGCCGGTGCGGCCGTGGGTTACGCAGTCCAGCACCACCAGCCCTTTTTCGGCAATGGCTAAGTCCATCTGGGTCGGTTCCCCCACAATTCCCAAGTCGATAGGGGGGAGTAGCGGCAGCATGGCGCGAATACCGTTGACGCCCGAGACCTCCTCCTCGGCCGTAATGGCACAAATTAGGTTGAAAGGCAGGTTAGGGCGTTGATAGAAGTACAGAAAGGTAGCCAGCAGGCTCACAGCCGAAGCCCCCGCGTCGTTGCTGCCGAGCCCGGTGAGCTTGTCGCCTTCCTGCACCGCCTCAAACGGGTCGTAGGTCCAGGTGCTGCCGGGCTTCACGGTGTCGTGGTGGGAGTTGAGCAAGATGGTGGGCTTGCCAGCGTCAAACGGCCGGGTGGCGGCCCACACGTTGTTTTTGTCGCGCTGCGGCTGGGCGCCGTGGAACGCCAGAAACCGAAAAATCAGGTCCGCTGTCTGGTCTTCCTCCCGCGAGAAGGACGGCGTTTGAATCAGCTGAATCAATAGCTGAATGGCCTCTTCGGAAAGCCGCTCGATTAGCTCCGGCATAAGATGGTTTTCACGGGTTCGTTGATGCGGAGTGCGTTTTCAATCACCACGCGCTCCACGCCGGCTTCCAGCGCGGCAAAAGCGTTATCGAGCTTGGGCACCATACCGGCCGCAATGACGCCCTCGGCTTTTAGCTGCTGGTACTGGTCGGCGGTAATCTGCGGAATGACGGAGGCTTCGTCGTTGATGTCGGCCAGCACGCCGTCTTTCTCGAAACAGAAGTGTAGCTCCACCGTGTACGAACCAGCCAAGGCCCTCGCCAATGAACTGGCAATGGTGTCGGCGTTGGTGTTGAGTAATTGGCCGTGGCCATC is from Hymenobacter tibetensis and encodes:
- the lpdA gene encoding dihydrolipoyl dehydrogenase gives rise to the protein MALQYDLVVVGSGPGGYVAAIRASQLGLKVGVIERESLGGICLNWGCIPTKALLKSAQVFEYLNHASDYGLKAEGVSFDFNAVISRSRGVADGMSKGINFLFKKNKIDAIMGTGKLLAPGKVELTKADGTKDTVEAKSIILATGARSRELPTMPVDDKKIIGYRKAMSLEKQPKRLVVVGSGAIGVEFAYFYRAMGSEVTVVEYLPRIVPVEDEEISRQMEKSFKKMGINVLTNAEVTKVDTAGEGCNVTIKTEKGNQQIACDVVLSAVGVTTNLENIGLEELGIKVERGRVIVDDYYQTSVPGIYAIGDIIPGPALAHVASAEGIICVEKIAGHHPEPLNYQNIPGCTYASPEIASVGLTEAEAKKQGYDILVGKFPFSASGKASAGGVKDGFVKVIFDKKYGEWLGAHMIGANVTEMIAEVVVARKLETTGHEIIKSVHPHPTMSEAVMEAAAAAYGEVIHL
- the argH gene encoding argininosuccinate lyase, yielding MKIWEKGIAVDKKIEQFTVGRDRELDGYLARFDVQASQAQATMLASVGLISEEENQQLQQGLKELAAQIEAGTFTIDEGFEDVHSKIEFYLTEKFGDAGKKIHTARSRNDQVLTAIQLFLKDYTEQAAAQIMALVEVLLQKAETHQADLMPGYTHFQAAMPSSFGLWFSAYAEHLLLDLALLDAAHTVADQNPLGSGAGFGSSFPIDRQLTTQQMGFGNLAVSSVGAQMLRGKTEKTVAFALAGVAATLSKLAYDLVLYNSQDLAFVELPAAFTTGSSIMPHKKNPDVFELVRARCNALQGLPTTIMLATNNLPSGYHRDFQILKEILFEPMMQFLDILGILLFALPQLKIKPDLLNQAKYDGIFSVENINQLIQAGVPFREAYVQVGQAVDQGRYVPHREFQTTHLGSVHNLGLAEINNKVVMVRKTSRVLQRQ
- a CDS encoding energy transducer TonB, with translation MLRIFLLLLTLLSSLISQAQQLNPPDSSRSREYEEILPVFPGGPSALLDFLSDSMQYPKSALHDQVQGKVFISFVVNAEGHTTDIKIKKGVRADLDEEALRVAQRLKQVRWQPGTQNRKPVNVEYTVPLTFRINNGLYAFQTDSLDQIRIPKFLLPSSGWTASRGPLPPDKGLIYGNCVQRLGFSSGGLLQDVQLVNLDTRKVVRVVVKPTMSSRKENEFCVALPPGRYALHTYSYSYGMEPLRKGQAGAITDTRYVFVVQAGLVNYVGTWDFSAPQRPRFTIDQAALTDRINPIYTKLGFAEAVLAVPQ
- a CDS encoding M20 family metallo-hydrolase, coding for MPELIERLSEEAIQLLIQLIQTPSFSREEDQTADLIFRFLAFHGAQPQRDKNNVWAATRPFDAGKPTILLNSHHDTVKPGSTWTYDPFEAVQEGDKLTGLGSNDAGASAVSLLATFLYFYQRPNLPFNLICAITAEEEVSGVNGIRAMLPLLPPIDLGIVGEPTQMDLAIAEKGLVVLDCVTHGRTGHAARDEGENALYKALPDIQWFQHYQFPQVSELLGPVKTTVTQIQAGSQHNVVPDRCTFVVDVRTNELYSNEEVVQLVRQHVAADVTPRSTHLNSSRIALTHPVVQRGLALGRHTFGSATLSDQSMMPFDTVKIGPGDSARSHTPDEYILLSEIREGIRGYVALLDELQLQNTKV
- a CDS encoding tetratricopeptide repeat protein; protein product: MRRLLVLLPVAGSFFLFTRCACIEKEKAKDSSQRAVRLERAEPLLLDSAALSATVASTANVAVGPARSSTDYRAMIEAANALLASAPGDVQALLVRAKAKSRLREYDAAISDCNTALRLAPSSAEAYYQRGLTRLKLKQYPAAVTDLTKAIQYNPAHKEAYFARGATRIQTLNFKAAIPDFTEAIRLDPEYADAYEYRGISYASINKPTEARADLEKATQLNPKAEQSLRRYVEK